From one Caldithrix abyssi DSM 13497 genomic stretch:
- a CDS encoding DNA gyrase/topoisomerase IV subunit A has product MAKGKNKKENKEIEERESEVQNGPVKRQNGELESTVHVQDLYKNWFLDYASYVILERAVPALNDGLKPVQRRILHAMKRMDDGRYHKVANIIGHTMQFHPHGDAAIGDALVNLGQKELLIDTQGNWGDIRTGDSAAAARYIEARLSKFALEVAFNPDITEWQRSYDGRQKEPVHLPMKFPLVLAQGAEGIAVGLSTKILPHNFNELLDASIDILQGKKVQIFPDFPTGGYIDVTHYNDGRRGGRVRVRAKIEITDKQRLVIKDVPYGVTTTSLIDSIIKANDSGKIKIKRVVDNTAEEVEIVIDLAPGISPQVAIDALYAFTDCEVSISPNCCVIYEDKPRFMSVGELLRASTEHTLELLRKELEIKKADLSEKLFFSSLEKIFIENRIYRDIEECETWEAVIETIDKGLEPFKPQLLREVTEEDIIRLTEIKIKRISKYNSFKADELMRQLQEEIDRVNYNLAHLTDYAIDYFKHLKEKYGKGRERKTEIRVFDAIEVAQVAVANQKLYVNRKDGFIGYGLKKDEFVSECSDLDDIIVFRRDGKFMVTRATDKAFVGKDIIHVAVWKKGDTRTTYNMMYYDADSGRSYAKRFNVTAITRDREYDLTRGAKGSRVLYFSANPNAESEIVTVHLSPHCKARKKVFEFDFGKIDIKGRGSQGNIVTRWPVRKVAQKEVGESTIGGVDIYYDPIVGRLNTDERGRLLGNFDNGDLILVITNDGKYMLTNFEMTNRYDPEKVVVIEKFNPDTVISAVYYDAELDNFFVKRFKIETQTTNKPFSFISEGKGSKLIVATTAPEPQLEIEYLKGRPKKEFSEKVQINDLVGVKGWKARGNRLSRFQITYVGLAENSDEAGESKLPPEISGRAEQLDLFGE; this is encoded by the coding sequence ATGGCAAAGGGAAAAAACAAAAAGGAAAATAAAGAAATAGAAGAGCGGGAATCTGAAGTTCAAAACGGGCCCGTTAAACGTCAGAACGGCGAACTGGAAAGTACCGTTCACGTTCAGGATCTCTACAAGAACTGGTTTTTAGATTACGCTTCGTATGTGATTTTAGAGCGTGCGGTGCCTGCTTTAAACGACGGACTTAAACCCGTGCAGCGCCGCATTTTGCACGCCATGAAGCGCATGGACGACGGCCGCTACCACAAGGTGGCCAACATTATCGGTCATACCATGCAGTTCCATCCACATGGCGATGCGGCCATCGGGGATGCGCTGGTGAATCTTGGCCAGAAAGAGCTGTTGATCGACACTCAGGGCAACTGGGGCGATATTCGCACCGGCGACAGCGCGGCCGCAGCCCGTTACATCGAAGCGCGACTATCCAAATTCGCCCTGGAAGTGGCCTTTAATCCGGATATTACCGAATGGCAGCGCTCTTACGACGGACGGCAAAAAGAGCCTGTACACCTGCCCATGAAATTCCCCCTGGTGCTGGCCCAGGGCGCTGAGGGCATCGCCGTGGGGCTTTCCACCAAAATTTTACCGCACAACTTCAACGAGTTGTTAGACGCTTCTATCGACATTTTGCAGGGCAAAAAGGTGCAAATCTTCCCCGATTTTCCGACCGGCGGCTACATAGACGTTACGCATTACAACGACGGCAGGCGCGGCGGACGTGTTCGGGTGCGGGCTAAAATCGAAATTACCGACAAACAAAGGCTGGTCATTAAAGACGTTCCCTACGGCGTTACCACCACTTCGCTGATCGATTCCATCATTAAAGCCAATGACAGCGGCAAGATTAAAATCAAACGCGTGGTGGATAACACGGCTGAAGAGGTTGAAATCGTTATCGATCTGGCGCCGGGCATCTCGCCTCAGGTGGCCATCGACGCCCTTTACGCCTTTACCGACTGCGAGGTTTCCATTTCGCCCAACTGTTGCGTGATTTATGAGGATAAACCGCGGTTTATGAGCGTGGGCGAGCTGCTCAGGGCTTCCACCGAACACACGCTTGAGCTGCTGCGCAAAGAGCTGGAAATCAAAAAAGCCGATCTCTCTGAAAAATTGTTCTTTTCTTCGCTGGAAAAGATCTTTATTGAAAACCGCATCTATCGCGACATTGAAGAGTGCGAAACCTGGGAAGCGGTTATCGAAACCATTGATAAGGGGCTGGAACCGTTTAAGCCGCAGCTATTGCGCGAGGTTACCGAAGAGGATATCATCCGCCTGACCGAGATTAAAATTAAACGCATTTCCAAATATAATTCTTTTAAAGCCGATGAATTGATGCGTCAGTTGCAGGAAGAGATCGATCGCGTCAACTACAACCTGGCGCATCTTACCGACTACGCCATTGATTATTTCAAACATTTAAAAGAAAAGTACGGTAAGGGGCGCGAGCGAAAGACAGAAATTCGTGTGTTTGACGCCATCGAGGTTGCGCAGGTGGCGGTGGCCAATCAAAAATTGTACGTCAACCGCAAAGACGGCTTTATCGGCTACGGCCTGAAAAAGGACGAGTTTGTTTCGGAATGTTCTGATCTGGATGATATCATTGTTTTTCGCAGGGACGGGAAATTTATGGTTACGCGGGCCACGGACAAGGCCTTTGTGGGGAAGGATATTATTCACGTGGCTGTCTGGAAAAAAGGCGACACGCGCACCACTTACAATATGATGTACTACGACGCCGATTCCGGACGCAGCTACGCCAAGCGTTTTAACGTAACCGCCATCACGCGCGACCGCGAATACGATTTAACGCGCGGCGCCAAAGGCTCCAGAGTACTCTATTTTTCGGCCAATCCCAATGCCGAATCGGAAATCGTTACCGTACATTTAAGCCCCCACTGCAAGGCGCGTAAAAAGGTGTTCGAATTTGACTTTGGAAAGATCGACATCAAAGGGCGCGGCTCGCAGGGCAATATCGTAACACGCTGGCCGGTGCGTAAAGTCGCCCAAAAAGAGGTGGGCGAATCGACCATTGGCGGTGTGGATATCTATTACGACCCCATCGTGGGACGACTAAACACCGATGAGCGCGGCCGGTTGTTGGGTAATTTTGACAACGGCGATCTGATTCTGGTCATCACTAACGACGGTAAATACATGCTCACCAACTTTGAAATGACCAATCGTTACGATCCGGAAAAGGTGGTTGTTATCGAAAAGTTCAATCCGGATACGGTTATTTCTGCGGTGTACTATGACGCCGAGCTGGACAATTTTTTTGTGAAACGGTTTAAAATCGAAACGCAAACCACGAACAAACCGTTTTCGTTCATCAGCGAAGGCAAAGGCTCTAAATTAATTGTAGCCACCACCGCTCCCGAGCCGCAGCTAGAAATCGAATACCTGAAAGGGCGTCCCAAAAAAGAGTTTAGTGAAAAAGTACAGATTAACGATCTGGTTGGCGTAAAGGGCTGGAAGGCGCGCGGCAACCGGCTCAGTCGTTTTCAGATCACCTACGTGGGGCTGGCAGAAAACAGCGACGAAGCGGGGGAATCTAAACTGCCGCCAGAAATTTCTGGCAGGGCGGAACAACTGGATTTGTTCGGAGAGTAA